In Sulfitobacter sp. W027, a single window of DNA contains:
- a CDS encoding ABC-F family ATP-binding cassette domain-containing protein yields the protein MLRISEINYSVEGRPLFEEASAVIPEGHKVGIVGRNGAGKTTLFKLIRGELTLDSGELSLPSRAKIGGVAQEVPSSETSLIDTVLEADVERARLMKEAESAEDPTRIADIQTRLADIDAWSAEGRAASILKGLGFDDDEQLMPCSAFSGGWRMRVALAAVLFAQPDLLLLDEPTNYLDLEGALWLESYLAKYPHTVLIISHDRGLLNRAVGGILHLEDRKLTFYQGPYDQFARQRAEKRALQAAMAKKQQARRDHMQSFVDRFKAKASKAKQAQSRLKMIEKMDMITAPEDVARKVFTFPEPEELSPPIINIENGSVGYTDDNPVLTRLNLRIDQDDRIALLGKNGQGKSTLAKLLSDRLPLMAGKQVNSSKLRVGFFAQHQVDELIVEETPLQHMIAARPGVMQSKLRAQLAGFGLGPEQAETEVGRLSGGQKARLSLLLATLHAPHLLILDEPTNHLDIESREALVEALTRYSGAVILVSHDMHLLSLVADRLWLVSNGTVKPYEDDLEAYRKMLLTPEKPVSKKPSKQPKETPKPKRASRDEVLALRSEVRKAEARMEKINEMRDKLAKKLADPALYEDAKTGELEVWNKKYAEVMEALDRAESLWMGAQEKLEKATA from the coding sequence ATGTTACGCATTTCAGAAATCAACTACTCCGTCGAAGGTCGCCCTCTGTTCGAGGAAGCCTCCGCCGTTATCCCCGAGGGCCACAAAGTGGGCATCGTCGGGCGCAATGGCGCGGGCAAGACCACGCTGTTCAAACTCATCCGTGGCGAACTCACGCTCGACAGCGGCGAGTTGTCCCTGCCCTCGCGCGCCAAGATCGGCGGCGTGGCGCAGGAAGTGCCCTCCTCCGAGACTTCGCTGATCGACACGGTGCTGGAAGCCGACGTAGAACGCGCGCGTTTGATGAAAGAGGCCGAGTCCGCCGAGGACCCGACCCGCATTGCCGACATCCAGACCCGTCTGGCCGACATCGACGCATGGTCCGCCGAAGGCCGCGCGGCCTCGATCCTCAAGGGTCTGGGTTTCGACGACGACGAACAGTTGATGCCCTGCTCTGCCTTCTCGGGCGGCTGGCGGATGCGCGTGGCGCTGGCTGCGGTGCTCTTTGCCCAGCCCGATCTGCTGCTCCTCGATGAGCCGACCAACTACCTCGACCTCGAAGGCGCGCTCTGGCTGGAAAGCTATCTGGCGAAATACCCCCATACGGTGCTAATCATCAGCCACGACCGTGGCCTGTTGAACCGCGCGGTGGGCGGTATTCTGCATCTTGAAGACCGCAAGCTGACCTTTTACCAAGGCCCCTACGATCAATTCGCCCGCCAGCGCGCCGAGAAACGCGCATTGCAAGCGGCGATGGCCAAGAAGCAGCAAGCGCGGCGCGACCATATGCAAAGCTTCGTGGACCGCTTTAAGGCCAAGGCATCTAAAGCGAAACAGGCCCAATCGCGCCTGAAGATGATCGAGAAGATGGACATGATCACCGCGCCTGAGGATGTGGCGCGCAAGGTCTTTACCTTCCCGGAGCCTGAAGAACTCTCGCCGCCGATCATTAACATCGAGAACGGCTCCGTCGGCTATACCGACGACAACCCGGTGCTGACCCGCCTGAACCTGCGCATTGACCAAGACGACCGTATCGCCCTCTTGGGCAAGAACGGTCAGGGCAAGTCGACGCTGGCAAAACTGCTGTCAGATCGTCTGCCGTTGATGGCGGGCAAACAGGTCAATTCCAGCAAGCTGCGGGTCGGTTTCTTTGCCCAGCACCAAGTGGATGAGCTGATCGTCGAAGAGACGCCGCTTCAGCATATGATCGCCGCCCGTCCCGGTGTGATGCAGTCAAAACTACGCGCGCAGCTGGCGGGCTTCGGCCTTGGCCCTGAGCAGGCGGAAACCGAGGTGGGGCGGCTCTCGGGCGGGCAAAAGGCGCGTTTGTCGCTGCTCTTGGCGACGCTGCACGCACCGCATCTGCTGATCCTCGATGAGCCGACCAACCACCTCGACATCGAATCCCGCGAGGCGCTGGTCGAGGCGTTGACCCGCTATTCCGGCGCGGTGATCCTTGTCAGCCACGACATGCACCTGCTGTCGCTGGTGGCCGACCGGCTGTGGCTAGTGTCCAACGGCACGGTCAAACCTTATGAGGACGATCTCGAGGCCTATCGCAAGATGCTGCTTACGCCCGAAAAGCCGGTCAGCAAAAAGCCGTCGAAACAGCCCAAGGAAACCCCCAAGCCGAAACGCGCCAGCCGCGACGAGGTGCTGGCGCTGCGCAGCGAGGTTCGCAAGGCCGAGGCGCGGATGGAAAAGATCAACGAGATGCGCGACAAACTGGCTAAGAAACTAGCCGATCCCGCGCTCTATGAGGACGCCAAGACCGGTGAGCTTGAGGTCTGGAACAAGAAATACGCCGAGGTGATGGAGGCGCTCGATCGCGCGGAATCGCTTTGGATGGGCGCACAGGAGAAGCTGGAGAAGGCCACAGCCTGA
- a CDS encoding MarC family protein, translating into MTLDTAYMITALVTMFVVIDPIAIAPVFLALTRGMSNAQRRLIAWRAVGVAGLVLLIFAAFGEAVLNFIGISMPAFRVAGGILLFITALDMLFDRRTKRREDRADEDDHDDPSVFPMAIPLIAGPGSIASVILLTGEKPGGEGLLTIIVITALTLVVMALTMQVSGALERAMGKTGINIVTRLLGMLLAALSVQFVLDGLAAFGFGPGPMPG; encoded by the coding sequence ATGACCCTCGACACCGCCTATATGATCACCGCCCTCGTCACGATGTTCGTGGTGATCGACCCCATCGCCATCGCGCCGGTCTTCCTCGCGCTTACACGTGGGATGAGCAACGCACAACGCCGGCTGATCGCATGGCGTGCTGTGGGCGTGGCCGGGCTGGTGCTTTTGATCTTTGCCGCTTTTGGCGAAGCGGTGTTGAACTTCATTGGCATCTCCATGCCCGCCTTCCGGGTGGCGGGCGGCATCCTCTTGTTTATCACCGCGCTCGACATGCTGTTCGACCGCCGCACCAAACGGCGCGAAGACCGGGCGGATGAGGATGACCATGACGATCCGTCGGTTTTCCCTATGGCCATTCCCCTGATTGCTGGCCCCGGCTCCATCGCCTCTGTCATCCTGCTGACGGGCGAGAAACCGGGCGGCGAAGGGTTGCTGACCATTATTGTGATCACCGCGCTGACACTGGTGGTGATGGCGCTGACGATGCAGGTCAGCGGCGCGTTGGAGCGGGCGATGGGTAAAACCGGGATCAACATCGTCACCCGCCTTCTGGGAATGTTGCTGGCCGCCCTCTCGGTTCAATTCGTGCTCGACGGTCTGGCGGCCTTCGGCTTTGGCCCCGGCCCGATGCCCGGCTGA
- a CDS encoding TIGR02281 family clan AA aspartic protease, giving the protein MAEFEIAHLIYLIVLLVMVAGWFFMQSRPNMNKSLQQAAVWGLIFTGAAAGVGLWQDITRDTARQQLTISEEGEIVLPRGRDGHYYLTAEINGAAVRFVVDTGASDIVLTKADAARIGIDPEALDYLGRAGTANGETRTAFVRLDEVVVGPAVDHNVPAVVNDGDMSQSLLGMGYLQRWGRIEISGGELRLSR; this is encoded by the coding sequence ATGGCCGAATTTGAGATTGCACATCTGATCTATCTGATTGTCCTGCTGGTCATGGTCGCTGGCTGGTTCTTCATGCAGAGCCGTCCGAACATGAACAAGTCGTTGCAACAGGCGGCGGTTTGGGGGCTGATCTTCACCGGGGCCGCTGCAGGGGTTGGTCTGTGGCAAGACATCACCCGCGACACTGCCCGTCAACAGCTTACCATCAGCGAAGAGGGTGAGATTGTCCTGCCGCGCGGGCGCGATGGGCATTACTACCTGACGGCTGAGATCAACGGCGCGGCGGTGCGCTTTGTTGTCGACACGGGCGCGTCGGACATTGTGCTGACCAAAGCGGATGCTGCGCGGATTGGCATTGACCCCGAAGCGCTCGACTACCTTGGCCGCGCGGGCACCGCCAATGGAGAGACGCGCACCGCATTCGTTCGCTTGGATGAGGTCGTCGTGGGCCCGGCGGTCGATCACAATGTGCCCGCTGTGGTGAACGACGGCGATATGAGCCAATCGCTTTTGGGCATGGGGTATCTGCAACGCTGGGGGCGCATTGAAATCAGCGGCGGCGAGCTGCGGCTTAGCCGCTGA
- a CDS encoding DNA polymerase III subunit chi, producing MGAAYFYHLTQRPLVETLTMLLEKSLANGWRVALRGSDREGLQALDRALWTYSEDSFLPHGMAGGPQDVDQPVLLTLEDGTPNRADCLMAVHGANVTAEEIASLQRVCVLFDGHDPMALDQARGLWKRLKSEGASAQYWSEESGRWEKKAET from the coding sequence ATGGGGGCGGCTTACTTCTACCACCTGACCCAGCGACCTCTGGTCGAGACGTTGACGATGCTGCTGGAAAAGTCGCTCGCCAACGGTTGGCGCGTGGCCTTACGCGGGAGCGACCGCGAAGGGCTGCAAGCACTCGACCGGGCGCTTTGGACGTATTCCGAAGACAGCTTTTTGCCCCATGGCATGGCGGGCGGACCGCAGGACGTGGATCAGCCGGTGCTGCTAACTTTGGAAGACGGCACGCCCAATCGCGCGGATTGTCTGATGGCGGTGCATGGAGCCAATGTTACCGCCGAGGAAATCGCGTCGCTTCAGCGGGTCTGCGTATTGTTCGACGGGCATGACCCGATGGCGTTGGATCAGGCGCGCGGCCTGTGGAAGCGGCTGAAATCCGAAGGCGCATCGGCGCAATATTGGTCAGAAGAAAGCGGTCGCTGGGAGAAGAAGGCCGAAACCTGA